Proteins encoded in a region of the Macaca mulatta isolate MMU2019108-1 chromosome X, T2T-MMU8v2.0, whole genome shotgun sequence genome:
- the AMELX gene encoding amelogenin, X isoform precursor, with amino-acid sequence MGTWILFACLLGAAFAMPLPPHPGHPGYINFSYENSHSQAINVDRTALVLTPLKWYQSIRPPYPSYGYEPMGGWLHHQIIPVLSQQHPPTHTLQPHHHIPVVPAQQPVLPQQPMMPVPGQHSMTPTQHHQPNLPPPAQQPYQPQPVQPQPHQPMQPQPPVHPMQPLPPQPPLPPMFPMQPLPPMLPDLTLEAWPSTDKTKREEVD; translated from the exons ATGGGGACCTGGATTTTATTTGCCTGCCTCCTGGGAGCAGCTTTTGCCATGCCT CTACCACCTCATCCTGGGCACCCTGGTTATATCAACTTCAGCTATGAG aaCTCACATTCTCAGGCTATCAATGTTGACAGGACTGCATTA GTGCTTACCCCTTTGAAGTGGTACCAGAGCATAAGGCCACCG TACCCTTCCTATGGTTACGAGCCCATGGGTGGATGGCTGCACCACCAAATCATCCCCGTGCTGTCCCAACAGCACCCCCCGACTCACACCCTGCAGCCTCATCACCACATCCCAGTGGTGCCAGCTCAGCAGCCCGTGCTCCCCCAGCAACCAATGATGCCCGTTCCTGGCCAACACTCCATGACTCCAACCCAACACCACCAGCCAAACCTCCCTCCGCCCGCCCAGCAGCCCTACCAGCCCCAGCCTGTTcagccacagcctcaccagcCCATGCAGCCCCAGCCACCTGTGCACCCCATGCAGCCCCTGCCGCCACAGCCACCTCTGCCTCCGATGTTCCCcatgcagcccctgcctcccatgCTTCCTGATCTGACTCTGGAAGCTTGGCCATCAACGGACAAGACCAAGCGGGAGGAAGTG gATTAA